A stretch of Caenibius tardaugens NBRC 16725 DNA encodes these proteins:
- the secG gene encoding preprotein translocase subunit SecG produces the protein MSLFLFLTVVQAIVAAALVAVILMQRSEGGGLGVGGSPSGLMSARGAADFLTRATAILATLFVGLSILLATLAVGASSEREIDTTLDRSTPAPVTSNDPLGTGAAGTAAPAAPASKGAAPASSGDPLSGAAQ, from the coding sequence ATGTCCCTTTTTCTGTTCCTAACAGTCGTTCAGGCGATTGTCGCAGCCGCTCTGGTTGCGGTTATCCTGATGCAGCGCTCCGAAGGCGGTGGCCTCGGTGTGGGGGGCAGTCCGTCGGGGCTGATGTCGGCGCGTGGGGCGGCAGACTTTCTGACCCGCGCCACGGCGATTCTGGCAACGCTGTTTGTCGGACTCAGCATTCTTCTGGCGACTCTGGCGGTTGGCGCCAGCTCGGAGCGTGAGATCGACACTACGCTTGATCGTTCCACGCCGGCACCGGTGACGTCCAACGATCCGTTGGGCACTGGCGCAGCGGGCACGGCGGCTCCGGCGGCTCCGGCCAGTAAGGGGGCCGCACCTGCATCTTCGGGCGATCCGCTGTCGGGCGCTGCGCAGTAA
- the tpiA gene encoding triose-phosphate isomerase, producing the protein MSQQRPYIVGNWKMHGTRAMLGEVRAIDRAGQRHPKVEVALAPPFTLIHAARKEAEQIGVGAQDCHPVDGGAHTGDISPAMLADAGAGFVIVGHSERRTDHAETDELVRAKAEAARKAGLGVIVCVGESEAERDAGRAEDVVRGQVDASVPTSAGAVERLSVAYEPVWAIGTGRVPSLADIEAMHRAIRERLLAIYGEDGAEVRILYGGSVKPDNAVEILGVPDVGGALVGGASLTAESFYGIIRAASGENVD; encoded by the coding sequence ATGTCGCAGCAGCGCCCCTATATTGTTGGCAACTGGAAGATGCATGGAACCCGAGCGATGCTTGGTGAAGTCCGCGCGATTGACCGTGCCGGGCAACGTCATCCCAAGGTTGAGGTGGCTCTCGCGCCACCGTTCACTCTCATTCATGCCGCCCGCAAGGAGGCCGAGCAGATCGGCGTTGGTGCGCAGGATTGTCATCCTGTCGATGGCGGCGCGCACACGGGCGATATTTCCCCCGCGATGCTGGCTGATGCCGGGGCGGGGTTTGTTATCGTGGGCCACAGCGAACGGCGCACCGATCACGCCGAAACCGATGAACTCGTCCGCGCCAAGGCGGAGGCCGCGCGCAAGGCTGGCCTGGGCGTCATCGTCTGTGTTGGCGAAAGCGAAGCAGAACGTGACGCAGGTCGTGCGGAAGACGTGGTGCGCGGGCAGGTCGATGCGTCCGTTCCGACATCCGCCGGTGCGGTGGAGCGCCTGTCAGTCGCCTACGAACCCGTATGGGCCATTGGCACGGGGCGTGTCCCGTCGCTGGCCGATATCGAAGCGATGCACCGCGCCATTCGCGAACGGTTGCTGGCGATTTACGGGGAAGATGGCGCAGAGGTGCGCATTCTCTATGGCGGTTCGGTGAAACCCGATAATGCCGTGGAGATTCTGGGCGTTCCCGATGTTGGCGGGGCGCTCGTTGGCGGGGCCAGCCTGACAGCGGAAAGCTTCTACGGAATTATTCGCGCGGCTTCAGGCGAGAACGTCGACTGA
- a CDS encoding peptidylprolyl isomerase, which translates to MIQFIRKFLDSKIGVIVAFVFLGLIAVAFAGLDVSNSGLFGGSSGGDRAATVGKEKVTTADLTRSANRAVDQMRQQQPTITMQAFLAENGLEQVLDDLIDRYAISGFGETLGLRAGSRLVDSEIANAPMFRGPDGKFDRQLYLQVIRQQGLSDQLVRDDLAQGLLAQQVMAPVAFGAAMPNDLVLRYAALLKETRKATIAVLPSEAYAPAGNPNDAQLKAYYDKHKNEYVRPERRVIRYAVFGAEALGNPRAPTEAEIAARFKRDAARYAASEKRRLTQVILPTEAAAKAIAAETAKGTSLAAAAGSKGLAATTLGPIDKAALTTQSSKDVAEAAFGAAKGATTAPVRSGLGWHIVRVDSIEGTPARTLDQARGEITAALTAEQHRTAVMDLASRLQDEFDNGSSLADAAKTVNATVLETPALTADGRVYGSANETAPAVLAKAVPTAFSMEEGEPQLTEVDPGKTFLIFDVKATTPSAAAPMNEIKPALVAGWKREQGLALAKAAADRVLAAIRKGTPVATALAAEKKSFPAPDNVTMNREQLAQMGGRVPGALALMFSMAEGTSKRLEAPQKMGWFIVQLHDIEPGKVAKGDPLLAGASRELGNLNGREYEAQFRRAVRAEVGVKRNDAAIKAVRAQLNGDNADNRD; encoded by the coding sequence ATGATCCAGTTCATCCGCAAGTTCCTCGATTCGAAGATCGGCGTTATTGTCGCATTTGTCTTCCTCGGACTGATTGCCGTGGCATTTGCCGGGCTGGATGTTTCCAACAGCGGCCTGTTCGGCGGCAGTTCGGGCGGCGATCGCGCCGCAACTGTGGGCAAGGAAAAAGTCACCACCGCCGACCTCACCCGCTCTGCAAACCGCGCGGTCGATCAGATGCGCCAGCAACAGCCCACGATCACCATGCAGGCATTTCTTGCCGAAAACGGTCTGGAACAGGTGCTCGACGATCTCATCGATCGCTATGCCATCTCCGGATTTGGCGAAACACTGGGGTTGCGCGCGGGCAGCCGCCTGGTCGACAGCGAAATCGCCAATGCCCCGATGTTCCGTGGGCCGGACGGCAAGTTCGATCGCCAGCTCTATCTTCAGGTCATTCGCCAGCAGGGGCTGAGCGATCAACTGGTGCGCGATGATCTGGCGCAAGGGCTTCTGGCGCAACAGGTGATGGCGCCGGTCGCATTTGGCGCCGCCATGCCGAACGATCTGGTGCTGCGTTACGCCGCGCTTCTGAAAGAAACGCGCAAGGCTACGATCGCCGTTCTTCCCAGCGAGGCTTATGCCCCCGCAGGCAATCCCAACGATGCGCAGCTCAAGGCCTATTACGACAAGCACAAGAACGAATATGTCCGGCCGGAACGCCGCGTCATTCGTTACGCCGTGTTTGGCGCAGAAGCGCTTGGCAATCCGCGCGCACCGACCGAAGCCGAGATCGCAGCCCGCTTCAAACGCGATGCAGCGCGCTATGCCGCATCCGAGAAACGCCGCCTGACACAGGTCATCCTGCCGACCGAAGCCGCCGCGAAGGCCATTGCCGCAGAAACGGCCAAAGGCACATCGCTGGCAGCGGCTGCCGGCAGCAAGGGTCTGGCCGCAACGACTTTGGGCCCGATCGACAAGGCCGCCCTCACCACCCAATCCTCCAAAGATGTGGCCGAAGCCGCATTTGGCGCGGCCAAGGGCGCGACGACCGCCCCCGTACGCAGTGGTCTGGGCTGGCACATTGTTCGCGTCGATTCGATTGAAGGCACCCCCGCGCGCACGCTGGATCAGGCGCGCGGCGAGATCACTGCGGCGCTTACCGCCGAACAGCATCGCACGGCCGTGATGGACCTTGCCTCGCGGTTGCAGGATGAATTCGACAACGGCAGCAGCCTTGCCGATGCGGCCAAAACGGTGAACGCAACAGTGCTGGAGACCCCGGCCCTCACCGCCGATGGCCGTGTGTACGGCAGCGCCAACGAAACCGCGCCTGCGGTGCTGGCCAAAGCCGTGCCCACAGCCTTTTCTATGGAGGAAGGGGAACCGCAGCTTACCGAAGTGGACCCGGGCAAGACCTTCCTGATCTTCGATGTGAAGGCAACGACCCCGTCCGCTGCTGCCCCAATGAATGAAATCAAGCCCGCACTGGTCGCTGGCTGGAAGCGGGAACAGGGTCTGGCGCTGGCCAAGGCCGCTGCCGATCGCGTGCTTGCCGCAATCCGCAAGGGTACGCCGGTTGCCACGGCACTGGCTGCCGAGAAGAAATCGTTCCCCGCCCCGGACAACGTCACCATGAACCGCGAACAGCTTGCGCAGATGGGCGGGCGCGTACCCGGCGCACTGGCGCTGATGTTCAGCATGGCCGAAGGCACTTCGAAGCGCCTCGAAGCGCCGCAGAAGATGGGTTGGTTCATTGTCCAGTTGCACGATATCGAACCGGGCAAGGTCGCCAAGGGTGATCCGCTGCTGGCCGGCGCAAGCCGCGAACTGGGCAATCTCAACGGGCGTGAATACGAAGCGCAATTCCGTCGTGCGGTTCGCGCCGAAGTGGGCGTGAAACGCAACGATGCGGCTATCAAGGCCGTTCGCGCCCAGTTGAATGGCGATAACGCCGATAACCGCGACTGA
- a CDS encoding CTP synthase encodes MARYIFITGGVVSSLGKGLMAASLAALLQARGYRVRIRKFDPYLNVDPGTMSPYQHGEVYVTDDGAETDLDLGHYERFTGVSARQADNITSGRIYRDIIAKERRGDYLGATVQVIPHVTDAIKDFAQAETEDLDFVLCEIGGTVGDIEGLPFIEALRQLHNELDRDQSCFVHVTLVPYIAAAGELKTKPTQHSVRELTGLGIQPDILLCRCEKPLPESERAKIAQFCNVRKEAVIPALDASSIYSVPLQYHAEGLDSEVLRHFGLTAPSPDLARWDDIVDRYQNPEGEVTIGVVGKYVGLQDAYKSLNEALVHGGMANRVKVNIRWIDAEIFEQDDAGIASQLEPMHGILVPGGFGERGSEGKIAAVRFARERKVPFFGICLGMQMACIEGARNTAGIAAASSTEFGPTTEPVVGIITEWMSAEGLQQRGAESDLGGTMRLGAYDAKLAGNSHVATIYGTTEISERHRHRYEVNGAYRERLEGGGLVFSGMSPDGLLPEIVERPDHPWFVGVQFHPELKSKPFDPHPLFAGFVAAAVEQSRLV; translated from the coding sequence ATGGCGCGGTACATATTTATCACCGGCGGCGTGGTTTCCTCGCTCGGAAAAGGTCTCATGGCAGCTAGCCTCGCGGCGCTGCTTCAGGCTCGCGGATATCGCGTCCGGATCAGGAAATTCGACCCCTACCTCAATGTCGATCCGGGCACGATGAGCCCTTACCAGCATGGTGAGGTCTATGTGACCGATGACGGGGCGGAAACCGACCTCGATCTTGGCCACTACGAACGCTTCACAGGCGTTTCCGCGCGTCAGGCTGACAATATCACCTCTGGCCGCATCTATCGCGATATCATCGCCAAGGAACGCCGTGGTGATTATCTCGGCGCCACAGTGCAGGTCATTCCGCACGTGACCGATGCGATCAAGGATTTCGCCCAGGCGGAAACCGAAGATCTCGATTTTGTCCTGTGCGAAATTGGCGGAACGGTCGGCGATATCGAAGGGTTGCCGTTCATCGAAGCCCTGCGCCAGCTGCATAACGAACTGGACCGCGATCAAAGCTGCTTCGTCCATGTCACGCTGGTTCCGTACATTGCGGCTGCGGGCGAATTGAAAACCAAGCCCACCCAGCACTCCGTCCGGGAGCTGACCGGCCTCGGCATTCAGCCGGATATCCTGCTGTGCCGCTGCGAAAAACCACTGCCTGAAAGCGAACGCGCCAAGATCGCGCAGTTCTGTAATGTCCGGAAAGAAGCGGTTATTCCCGCACTGGATGCGTCCAGCATCTATTCCGTGCCGTTGCAGTATCACGCCGAAGGGCTGGATAGCGAAGTGTTGCGCCATTTCGGCCTGACCGCGCCATCGCCCGATCTGGCGCGGTGGGATGATATCGTCGATCGTTATCAGAACCCCGAAGGCGAAGTGACGATCGGTGTGGTTGGCAAATATGTCGGCCTGCAGGATGCCTACAAGTCGCTGAACGAAGCGCTGGTCCACGGCGGCATGGCCAACCGTGTGAAGGTCAATATCCGCTGGATCGACGCGGAGATATTCGAACAGGACGATGCCGGTATCGCATCGCAACTCGAACCGATGCACGGCATTCTCGTGCCTGGTGGGTTTGGCGAACGCGGTTCCGAAGGCAAGATCGCCGCTGTGCGGTTCGCCCGCGAACGCAAGGTGCCGTTCTTCGGCATCTGCCTCGGCATGCAGATGGCCTGTATTGAAGGTGCCCGGAACACGGCGGGCATCGCTGCTGCTTCCTCCACCGAGTTCGGCCCGACGACAGAGCCGGTGGTCGGCATCATCACCGAATGGATGAGCGCGGAAGGCTTGCAGCAACGCGGCGCCGAAAGCGATCTTGGCGGAACCATGCGTTTGGGAGCCTATGATGCAAAACTGGCCGGTAACAGCCACGTTGCGACGATTTATGGCACCACCGAGATTTCCGAACGGCATCGCCACCGTTACGAGGTGAATGGCGCCTATCGCGAAAGGCTGGAAGGGGGCGGTCTGGTATTTTCAGGGATGTCGCCCGATGGCCTTCTGCCCGAGATTGTCGAACGCCCCGATCATCCGTGGTTCGTGGGTGTGCAGTTCCACCCCGAACTGAAGAGCAAGCCGTTCGATCCCCATCCGTTGTTCGCCGGATTTGTGGCGGCTGCGGTGGAGCAGTCACGCCTCGTCTGA